AAGTGGTTTAGCAACTCTTGTAACCTGGCAACACTTTTATCAATGTAACATACAGCAGATATGACATGTAGATTAAGCGTCTCCCCCTGTATAACATCAGCATTATCACCTGACAGCTCCGCTGTACCAATAGACCTGTCACATCCTGTGATCCATGGATGTAATACTCAGAAACCACACCCATGGGTCTTGGAAAGTGCAGTAATACACAATCACAGACTGTCTCTATTCAAGACACACACATTATCTAAATGTGAGTTGTTGTCAGATGTGACAATTAGCCTCATTAGGGTACAAAGGGTCAAATAGAAACTCTTTACAATGGCAAACACATATCGCACACCTTCCCACTAAGTCAAACAGACACTCCCATTCCGTCCCAAGATCCTTAAGGGGATTGTacttattacaaaaaataaataaaatcaccaCACAAACTTTAAAATACTTTACAAACTATGCAATACTGTGTGGTCATGACAACTTTAACAATTATAACATAATTCATGTTTATGTAAAAGGTTCATCTGCCAATCTTAAACctacatttgaataaaatatatattttcttttgcaaaattACATACGCAATGACTGACACGTGATAAATACGTAGCCCTACTCTTCTGTTTGTCAGTTCAGCTCTAGTGGCTTTTTGTAACTAAGAATCCATTCAAGTCATAGAAGTTGCCCTGCAGGTACAGCAGGTTGTTTGCCTTGCAAAATGATTGGGTGTGGGCAATAATAACATAACTGCATAATTTGAAAGGTGTCATACTCATACTCTAGTTAatcaaaacaaatcaaattaaatctttttaatAGACTCATCTGATGTGATGCAGTCCAGATGAAATATATGGCTGCCACCTTCTGTTGCCATGCGTTTCAAACATGTCTCTCACTCGTTGCTGCATTAGGACACAGGTCTAGCTTTGTACAGTACTCTCAAGTCATTACTTTTCGCGTGTTAAAACTTACTAGGTTCATTTCTACCCAGAAAACAGTGCGTTAGTTAATCATAAAAGCCATGTAAACATACCTGATAAAAAACTGGAGGCACGTCCGCAGTGCTCTGAATCCGCTTCTCAGATATAAAGTCAGCACGAGAGGAGGAGGTGAACGCGGATCATCTGGCTCGCGCTTCCTTCTTCTTCACAGACCCGCCcatttaaattatacatttgaGTCCACACCCGCCGAGATgtgttaaaaatataaattgtcGTGTTCATATGCTGGTATCTGTTTGGTCATCATCTGGTTTTGAAAATTATTAAGTAAAACGTACACGTTTGTTTGAGTAGTTTATAAGAATTTTTAAAAGGGGTTTAGTTAGTCTCAAGTTGTCACCTGTATAAATGTCAAACATTTAATTAGCCAAGAAGCTTTCCAAGAGTATTTGTATCACTCACTTTGTCTTTGTTCGACCGCGGAGATTgttgttttaaaatcaaaagtcaAAATGCAGCATCAGAGATGATGGTCTTATTTGGAGATATGAGGGTCTGTCGCTCTACCATTGGaaaaagcgtaacggctaacttgGGATCACGTGTGCCTCGATAACCAATCACATTAGGCTACAGCTTTGACGTCGTTGAATTTCGTTGTCGTTCTCGTTTGCGGACAGAGAAGCGCCTTAAACTGATTCATaataaaaaagcatttatttcccCCATGTAAACACTTAAAAATAGATCACATAACAAGCCGTTTTCCCACAAAAGCAGTTTATTCcgcatagtgaagcctctcctccattgacatccattaaaaaaacgGCCTATTGTCTCCTTCCCTGTGTACCGCAGGCTTTATGCTTTTTCCAAGTGGCTTTGGCAGCGTTCCCTTCTCCACAACATTGCTCGGCGCGGGTTTCTCTCAATAAGCGGGGAGTGAGAAAACCCATAATGGGTATGGTATCGAGTGATGACGGAACGATTGGAGGAGTATTGGGAGGAGTGGGGAAACTCTGTCGCTCCGGTCCACTCATTTATGGAGTTCCAGGCTgggtcaaagtccctttaagataaGTCAAGTGCGtcccaatttgcatacttatgcactatgacgtttttaagtataaatagtgcaagtagtgcgttcacactgaaaattccaaaaagaaaaagtacactttaaatacacCGATGATGCACTAAAATAACGGAAAAAATGAAgcgtggaatgttggacacttcaaaaaaaaaaattgacaatcatgctttcagtccatttcaagtttgattttgacgtgacataaagtGGTGATATCtactgggtgatctgtttacttacttttcaattagtcttcccattgacgccatcatttgttcagtcaaactgacGCGGGGATCGTGCGCAtcaacaagaggcgggatttaacgcacaaaccaatcataaccaattacatccaatcatagcacAATGGAGACATTGtacctctcacgtgactttcccccattcattctcaattaccgcccacaaaacccaccgcacgccggggGTCTGATGATTTTCTATGGTTTCCTATGAGagcaaagggaggcatgactcctgctGTACCTTTACCTGTGGGTGTCACTGTTGGGCTGTGTTCCTTTAGAAATACGTGTGACTTGTgctctttttaatgtttgtaatatttgtgttgttttatatgtaatatggattattttctcatccaatttttttgaggaggctcTACCTCCCTTGCCTCCTTGGAGGAAACGCCCATGGTTTTAGCGTGTATTCTTCTGTGGAGACAGCGAGTTGGTGAAGAACTAAACAAACAGGCCGATTTTGTTGAATATTTTCCAAATAGTTGTGTTGAATAATGAACAGTTTTGCATATTTACAGTCAGAACTGCTGTATAAATTAGCATGGCTGTGATTACCTGCAGCCTATATGTTTCATATGAAACATGGAAACCACCCAACAGTCCCCACCAGCAAAACGgctcaataaataaaaagggtaGCTAATAAAGTTAGGGTTAGACAGCAGAAAACAGTGCTTTAGGCTACAAAATTAGTTTGCGTCAGACTTAACCACAGCTCTTATCAACAGAGTTGGCACATATTTGATTTATTTCCACATATGAATGAGTCCTGAATCCGATCTCGAAAAATCCGAATGCATGCGTTTTTTCCCTGTTTACAGTCATAGAACACATCCGATCTGTGTCACATATGAGCAAAAAATGGGTCACATTTCTCTGACAGTGTAAACGAGGCCATAGACGTCCTGAGACCAAACAAAAATGGCTGTGTAGGCACACTGCTCACAAAATTTCAGCTCATGTTCTGTTTACCTCACACAAATGAGGGGTTCACCTTTTCACTTCTTTTAAATTTCCTTATCATGCTTTTTTATTGTATGTAATAATTCATATGGTTTTGAGATTATCAGACATTTTATCACAATTCATTTTGTTTACTAAAGCACAGAATCTGATCTTGCATCAGCAGGCATGACAGTCGTTGAGGCCCCTTCATTCATGCCAAACGTGGCTTTAGTGTTACTACGATTTTAATGACACAAAGGAAGCATATTTTCCTTTCTTGCTATCAGAAAGATTCTGATGGTCAGAAGAGACTGTACACATAGCaggaatattttaaattattgacattatttattttcagtatgGTCGTTTGTTTTCAGTAAATGTGTGGTTCCAAAGATGATAATGGTCAAATCatgtttcaaatgttttaaaatattttgtgtgtgtgcaaattATATACCAAACCGGATGCAACTTGCTGTCTGTCAGGATTGTTGTTACAATCCGCACCTTGAAACCCAATATACTGGAAAAGCAGGAAGGGGTTTTTAGTGGAATATTTAACCAcacaaacaaaagaaacaaaacatttttttgctcAAATTCTTTACGTTGTCAACATTTCTTGAAATATTTTGAGCTAGTAATTAGATCACATAGACGCGGACACTGGTTTTTTAAGTGACAATGCTGCCATCGTGTGGTGAAAATCGGAAGATTAGTGTTCCTTACCACCTCACGtgatgatcaaaaatgcagatattttaaacaaacatttttgaaaagcaAACCActtgaaatgcaaaataaagCCTTTGTGAAATCTGTGGCGGAAAATTGTTTCAGCCatatttgagtaaaaaaaaaaaataaaaatatatatataaaattgaaaCTCTCATAATTAATGACTTCATGCAACTCGAAatacaaattttgatttcagggggattTTACCTggcttaatatttttaactatcttaaaataatgctttttgactgaactaattttTTAAAAGCTACATTAAATTTGATTCAGACATGTAATTCTGctaaatattgtatatttttttttaacaaattacacattttagcaTTAGAATAGATTCTCTGCAACATTAGTTtggttataaaaataaaatctaaaaataacctgcagggaacgttctgggaacgttctcTTTAGTTTGCAAAAAAGAACCAACAGAGAATACGTTCCCAGAAATAACCAAACGGGAACAATATGGGAACGTTGTGTTTGCTGGTCCTGTATGTTTAGACCGGTGAACACAAGCAGGAGACGTTCGTTATAACGGTAACCGCTCTACACATCCGTTCCACACCTTCTCGTGTgcatggaaaagtatggaagaTATACATatcattaatgttatttaataatGGTATTATAAATTGCACTTTGTAGATTACAGCATGCCATGTTTGCTGTTCTCGCATTTACAGCGATTTGACCAGCAGATGGCGCTAGCTTACCACTCCCTTCTGAACTGCTGCTTTGTGCATGCTTAAATGAAATAGGAAGTTTCTCACTTGGTGTGTTTGACTTGAAGCGGCGCTCCAAAGAccgatcggtgtatgacatcaaagtaccgcaagaGCGATTCGAAAGCGTAAGTCGTCTGCTCTCTAATTGCTCTCGCGGATATAAATTCTGGTATTTATtacatgtcgttccacacccgtaagaccttcgttaatcttcggaacataaattaagatattttagttgaaattcgatggctccatgaggcctgcataatgaatcagcgtgtcgaatcagcggttcggcgcgccaaagtcacgtgatttcagcagcttGGTGATTTGACACGCAtttctgaatcatgattcaatacactgattcatttatgctctgaagcttcctgaagcagtgttttgaaattgtccatcactaaataaggcgtttttttggttttttttggcgcaccaaaatattctcgtcgctttataatattaatattgaaccactgtactcacatgaactgatttaaatatgtttttagtacctttatggatcttgagagaggaagtgtcattgctccctatgaaggcctcacagagccatcggatttcaactaaaatatcttaatttgtgttctgaagatgaatgaaggtcttacaggtgtggaacggcatgagggtgagtaattaatgacattattttcatttttgggtgaactaaccctttaataattattttgaaagttagcaaactggcagctccagAAGCAAgatgaaaagatttatcttgaactctgtcatggaaactatcaataaaacttaattaaacaatttaataaccAAATAAAAAGGATTTTTTGGACCAggagtttggaaaatggattagCCTAATGGATGATTCAGCAGCGGGTGCCATCTTCTGGTCAGATTCAGGAATTCATTCGGCGCGTgactctcacagtgcattatgggtattctctaacCACTGAACTTACATCAGTTGTGAACTTGTTATTGCAGTGAATtttgggattgaatgagtgcacctGTTCACTATGGTTTTGGACACCCCTATAAATGGCTGTCACCTCAAATAttgccctatttaagggtatagggggtGAGTTCGGACACAGCCATAGTGAGCATTGATGCTCCCTGGATTTTGCGCTGCATCAAGGGATTTTTTAGGGAGTGAACGCTCCAGTGCACTGGAAGGATTTTGCGATTGAGACAGCTTCTGTAATAgctgactccctgatcagtgccctgactactgaaatAGGGAGCTGACTGAGACGCAccctaagtcattattacgagaatgTTAAAACTAAAGCTGTGTCCAAAATTGCCCACTATTCCCACATTCACTATTCCATACATGGTCCATTAATACAATGTACACTTGTTAttgcagtgcattgtgggattgaatgagtgcactcgataatggctgaatcccaaatggcaccctaaacactcAGTCTTCCTACGAGTCTGAAGAAGTCTGCCGCAGAGCTCGCACCGGTGTGGGCTCAGCAAAAGTGTGCATCAAGGGTGCAATACGGACGCAAAGGGGGCGCCCAtgagcacccttctgaaacctaaaattgacaaatgggacaccctacggtcttgtggacttaacgGACACGCGCGCaaccattgtaagtccacaagactaAAAGTGCTTAGAAGTGTGCAATTTGGGATTCAGCCAACATCGACTATGGCCCTATCCCCTATCCTAAACCATCACGGTCTTCCTCTGAGTCTGCACTTTCGTGACGTAATGTCGCTTTGACTGCCGGGTAAAGTCCTCTGCGTAGCTCGCAGACTTGTAGGCTCAGCTGAAGTGTGCATCGAGGATGCATAGTGGCCACAAAGGTGGCGCTTgcgagcacccttctgaaacctaaaatgatgaaTGGGACACCTTAAGGTCTCGTGGGACATGCACACGTggcagccattgtaagtccacaagaccgaaagtgcacatgaagtgtgccatttgggaaaAGGCCTAGGAATCCAGATACCACGACGGCTGAATCCCAATTGGCAGCATAAACCCTCACGATCTTCCTCTGAGTGTAGGCTCAGCTGAAGTGCGCATTGAGGGCACATGGCGGCCGCAATGGGGGCGCTTgcgagcacccttctgaaacctaaaatgatgaaTGGGACACCCTAAGGTCTTCTGGACTTAATGAACACGCGCACACAGCAGCCATTGTAGTCGACAAGACCAAAAGTGcatagaagtgtgccatttgggattcagccTACAAATGGTTGTCCcatcaaatagtgccctatttaagggaACCGGGCAATTTTTGACACAGTctttgtcattattatgagaaagtttatcattattaatagaaactaaagtgatagttcacccaaaaatgaaaattctgtcatcatttactcaccctcaagttgttccaaacctgtatgaatgttGGTAATCAGACAGTTGATGCAGACATCAGCtttcatagtaggaaaaaaatactatggaagtctgTGACTACTGTCAACTGCTTGgctaccaacattctttaaaatatcttcatttttgggtgaactatcccttaagtcataattatgaggaAGTTTCTTCTTATTTTTTCCAGAATTCATAGTTTTCAGTCACGTGACTGCCACAGAGGCCTGGAGGGCAAAACATGCATACCACTGCATTATGGACTTGCCAATTTTCAAattcaaaagaagaaaaacaaaaacttgaACAAAAAAGCAAGTTTTGGGTGCTTGTGATCCATATACAGCACCTGCTGCAGTATTTCaactactaaaaaaaaacagcagaacATTCTAGAACACTTAAAGCTAagttgtcccctgaatgtgtctgtgaagtttcagctcaaaataccccacagattttttttaattcatttttttaactgcctattttggggcatcattaaatatgcaccgattaaatgcgcggcccctttaaattctcgtgctcccaactgccttaaacagcataaacaaacttcacacagctaatataaccctcaaaatggatctttacaaagtgtttgtcatgcagcatgtctaatcgcatgtatggtatttatttggatgtttgcatttgattctgaatgagtttgaggctgtgctctgtagCTAAAGCTACcaattacacactgttggagagatttataaagaatgaagttgtgtttatgaattatacagactgcaagtgtttaaaaatgaaaatagcgacggctcttgtctccgtgaatacagtaataaacgatggtaactttaaccacatttaacagtacattagcatgctaacgaaacatttagaaagaatttacaaacaccactaaaaatatcatgttatcatggatcatgtcagttattattgctccatctgccatttttcgctgttgtccttgcttgcttacctagtctgatgattcagctgtgcacagatccagacgtcaatactggctgcccttgtgtaatgcctcgatcatgagctggcatatgcaaatattgggggcgtacatattaatgatcccgactgttatgtaacagtcggtgttatgttgagattcgcctgttcttcggaggtcttttaaacaaatgagatttatataagaaggaggaaacaatggagtttgagactcactgtatgtcatttccatgtactgaactcttgttattcaactatgccaagataaattcaattttccattctatggcacctttaacgtgaaaaacacttaaagtgccttaatgtactaaaacagtgatgttaaaagatcaaattcaaCCTTATTGAAGAGGCATACTATATACAGGCGAGCAGATGTGCCCAGAATATGAACACAACAGGCTAAATGGTTGTGTTTTCTTTATAATGTGTTTATATTCTGCATCATCAATAAGGTATATGGTATTTCAATATCACTGTCTTACTATCTTAGTCTTAGAACAAAcctgttaaaaaatgaatggcagGCAGTGGAGGAAAGCGTTGTTTTGCCCTCCAAAACAACGTTGTTGTTTTGTGGGCGTTCCTATAAGGGTGTAACGTCACGTGAAAACTATGAATAGTATGACATTaactcattattatgagaaagttgctcattattatgactggaaagatttttttttttattcaactgTGGCGGAAACAGGCTGCCATAGTGGCAGGGTAAAACAAATACGAGGAAAATCTTAGTTGAGAATGCAGCAGTGTTTCATTAAAAACCCAAAAATGACCAAACAATCATCAACCGGCAAACAGCTTTCAGCACCCTGGACAGCAGCGGTCGCCGCTTCTATTTATTCAAGGAAAGCACGACGATTCATTTTTCTGTTACATATTCTTTTGTATAAGATGGTCTAGTCACACCACCAGGTGGCATAAAATGAACATATGTTACGCATCACCTTGCAATCCAGCTTTCAATCGCTCTATTAATGCAATAAGTAGGCCTATCTTATCtgttataaatgttaaaaacgctAAGCACAGTTGCAAATATACAAAATACACCACAAAGGAACAAGTACACAAATCTGCATTTCACAGTACAATTAGTCAAGGTATCCTATGCGCATGCGTGGAGTGGATCGTGTACCCCCCGCGCGCAGCTCAAGTCGCATCATTGACAGGTTACTCGCGTGCACTTCTCATACTGTGCACTGAACACCTGTAAGATGTGCAtggaaacaacaaaagaaatcaTGAGGTGCCATTAAGCTCATGCAAATCCTCTGATACTTCATCATAATGACTAATTGGACAAACGGGTCCAGCTGCCCGTTCAGCATCACTTTATGTGCTGAGGACGTTATGGACAGTAATGCCACTGCTGAGGACTTTGAGTACCCGGTCCATCTCTTCCCAGTCCCTATACTGACTGGCATCACAGTGACGTGCTCTTTCCTGTTCCTCGTCGGAATTGCTGGGAACCTGTTGACTATTTTGGTGGTCACTAAATACAAAGACATGCGAACCACCACTAATCTTTACCTCTGCAGCATGGCACTTTCAGACCTGCTCATTTTCCTCTGCATGCCCCTCGACCTGTACCGGGTCTGGCGCTATCGACCGTGGAACTTTGGCGACGAGCTATGCAAACTCTTTCAGTTTGTGAGTGAAAGCTGCACGTACTCCACCATCCTCAACATCACCGCCCTGAGCGTGGAAAGATACTTCGCTATCTGTTTTCCCTTCAGGGCAAAAGTCATCGTCACGCGGGGTCGGGTAAAAGGAGTGATTTTACTCCTCTGGACTGTGGCTCTGTGCAGCGCGGGACCCATATTCATTCTGGTTGGGGTCGAGCACGAGAACGGCACCAACCCCTGGGAAACCAATGAGTGTAAAGCGACCGAATATGCCATCCGGTCCGGACTGCTTACTATGATGGTTTGGGTCTCCAGTGTGTTTTTCTTCCTCCCGGTCCTCTGTTTGACAGTGTTATACAGCCTCATAGGCAGAAGGCTCTGGAGAAGAAAGGAGAATCCAGTCGGACCAATTTCTAGTCGGGATAAGAACAATAAACAAACGGTCAAAATGCTAGGTGAGCTCAACGGTGCCCTGAAAAGTCGGACAAAtactttgtatattttattatatgtttgaaaatctcatatatatattagtatgtGTCGCGTGGGGTTTATTCAGAAAATCTGacatttgttttctctttaaaacaattatttaatttaataaatatctattTACATCTTGCTAATTAAATGCTATGTGCATAAAGCAATAAGCCACGAGAGGTGATTTTACGGTGATTCCCCCCAAATATAGTGTtctaattaaaaacaatatttaaaaatatttattttacaataaaatataaaattatactaATGTACATTGATTTATATTTTGATATTACAATGTACATTAATTATTAATCATAATCAGAATAAAcgtttttttgttaattttgtaaaaaaaaaaaaaaaaaaaaaatcctccaaTCAGTCCTGAAAATCTTAATTTTTGATGGTCTAAAATTCGCTCTTTTCTGTCATACacaattaatactttttatcATACAACTTTATAGACCATTAACTATTACTTGGAACCAAAAACTGCATCCTTAGCTTCTAGAGGTAATATGATTccaaaacaaatgactctttgtTCGGTtctgaatcaaaaacatattcGGGAATCAGATTCACTTCtctttagtgaatcaaaacatACAACGTATGACGAATAATGACTCGAGTTCTTGTTAGCGATTAAGAAACACTTCAGTCGGATCAGTTATCCATTTTCTACTCGAAATAACTGTTACTAAGCATGTTTAAACACACTTTTTGATAGAATATCGtattaaatgtatgtatttttatataattcaatttaaaaactttaaaacataaaaaacaataactttctttctctctccctttaTCAGCTGTGGTGGTTCTTGCGTTTGTTCTCTGCTGGCTGCCATTTCACGTTGGTCGTTATCTTTTCTCAAAGTCATCTGAGGCCAACTCTCCTTTCATCTCCCAAATCAGTGAATACTGCAACCTGGTCTCATTTGTGCTGTTTTACCTCAGCGCTGCGATCAATCCAATCCTCTACAACATCATGTCGAAGAAGTACAGGAGCGCGGCGTGCAAACTGTTCGGAGTGAGGCGCGCTCCCGGACGATCAGTGCAGAGCATCGTGAACGCGGAGAGTTTTTCGGTGTGGAATGAATACAGCTGGAGCACGTGACATAGGAAAAGACGTATTGAAACGTGCACTTTTCAACACAGACTAAAAAGACGGAAAAAAAACTGAACGAGAATGAAAAGGACAGTCAACATTAACCTCATAATTTTGGCGATATTGAGATTATGCATTTAATTTCAACCATCCACTGAGTCATCTGATATCATACAAGCCATTGCATATTATTTTCAATTTAGCCTGTAT
The nucleotide sequence above comes from Chanodichthys erythropterus isolate Z2021 chromosome 23, ASM2448905v1, whole genome shotgun sequence. Encoded proteins:
- the ghsrb gene encoding growth hormone secretagogue receptor type 1, whose translation is MTNWTNGSSCPFSITLCAEDVMDSNATAEDFEYPVHLFPVPILTGITVTCSFLFLVGIAGNLLTILVVTKYKDMRTTTNLYLCSMALSDLLIFLCMPLDLYRVWRYRPWNFGDELCKLFQFVSESCTYSTILNITALSVERYFAICFPFRAKVIVTRGRVKGVILLLWTVALCSAGPIFILVGVEHENGTNPWETNECKATEYAIRSGLLTMMVWVSSVFFFLPVLCLTVLYSLIGRRLWRRKENPVGPISSRDKNNKQTVKMLAVVVLAFVLCWLPFHVGRYLFSKSSEANSPFISQISEYCNLVSFVLFYLSAAINPILYNIMSKKYRSAACKLFGVRRAPGRSVQSIVNAESFSVWNEYSWST